The sequence below is a genomic window from Haloferax mediterranei ATCC 33500.
GTCGGCGTCTTCATCGGCCGGACCGCGCTCGTGGTAGTGCTCGCCGAGGAGGTTCAGAATAACTGCCACGCCGTCTTCGTTCATCTGTCGGGCGTGGTCGAGTGCCCCTGCCGCGGATTCTCCCGCGACGAACTTGCTCGCGATGGGCGGAATCATGATAAAAGATTACGACCGTCCGGTATTCAGAGTTATCATCCCTGACGAACCGTAATCGGGTGACGTCGTCGCCTCTCCCCGCGACGAATCGTCGGAACTTACATTCCCCCCCACGGACGAACTCGCATGGTCGTCTCTCTCGTCGTTACTGCCTTCTGGGCGATGTTGCCCGCGTATGTGCCGAACAACGCCGCCGTCCTCGCCGGTGGGGGTCGTCCCATCGATGGTGGTCGAACGTGGGGCGGCAGTCGCGTCCTCGGAGACGGAAAGACGTGGCGCGGAACCGCGGCCGGGACGCTCGCCGGAACCGCCCTCGCGCTCGCCCTCAACGCTGCTGAACCGGCCGTCTCGGGCGCGGTCGGCACCGACCTCCCGACGTTCCCCGTCGTCGCCGGGTTCGGTCTCGCCCTCGGTGCGATGCTCGGCGATATCGGCGCGTCGTTCCTGAAGCGCCGGACGGGTCGTGAACGCGGTGCTGCGTTCCCCGGTCTCGACCAACTCGACTTCGTCGTCGGCGCGCTCGTCCTCGCGTACATCACCGCGCCCGGGTGGTTCACGGCGACGTTCACACTCCCCGTGCTCGCCGTCGTTCTCGTCATGACGCCCGTCTTGCACGTCGTCACCAACGTCGCCGCGTATCTGCTTGGATTCAAGAACGAGCCCTGGTAATCCACTTTTCTGCGTCGGAGTCGTCTTCGACCTCACTCGCGGTACAGCGTTGGACGAACTCTACCGCCTCCGCTTCACCCTGCTTCGCCCCGCTTCACCCTGCTTCGCCCCGCCTCGCCCTACTTCGCTCCGCCTTGCCCTACTTCGCTCCGCCTTGCCCTACTTCGCTCCGCCTTGCCCTACTTCGCCCCGAACCAACCCGCTTAAGCGCCCTGCTCGTTCCTGTTGAAACAAGATGGCGAACAC
It includes:
- a CDS encoding CDP-2,3-bis-(O-geranylgeranyl)-sn-glycerol synthase, whose product is MVVSLVVTAFWAMLPAYVPNNAAVLAGGGRPIDGGRTWGGSRVLGDGKTWRGTAAGTLAGTALALALNAAEPAVSGAVGTDLPTFPVVAGFGLALGAMLGDIGASFLKRRTGRERGAAFPGLDQLDFVVGALVLAYITAPGWFTATFTLPVLAVVLVMTPVLHVVTNVAAYLLGFKNEPW